A region from the Lolium perenne isolate Kyuss_39 chromosome 4, Kyuss_2.0, whole genome shotgun sequence genome encodes:
- the LOC127295051 gene encoding uncharacterized protein isoform X25 has product MRLLHLLPWKLWLLCFSSPLACSPFVLSTSRTMATRRTDRQFGEHEEMKYLIAVATGQAHDHFPVNDAVQMLMFTSDQQFLKYISVYMLSFFLPLSIYLGKYEAVVASGWPAVATAAVPLPPRAQSGEEIH; this is encoded by the exons ATGCGGCTCCTCCATCTGCTACCATGGAAACTATGGCTTCTGTGCTTCAGCTCACCCCTTGCTTGTTCGCCTTTTGTGTTGTCCACTTCCAGAACGATGGCGACACGACGAACGGACCGGCAATTTGGTGAACATGAAG AGATGAAATACCTGATTGCAGTGGCCACTGGTCAGGCACATGATCACTTCCCAGTGAACGATGCCGTGCAAATGTTGATGTTCACCTCTGACCAACAGTTTCTCAAGTACATATCAGT GTACATGCTTAGTTTTTTTCTGCCGCTTTCTATTTACCTTGGTAAATATG AAGCTGTTGTGGCCAGCGGATGGCCAGCAGTAGCCACCGCTGCAGTCCCGCTACCGCCGAGA GCTCAGTCAGGAGAGGAAATCCATTGA
- the LOC127295051 gene encoding uncharacterized protein isoform X3 — protein MRLLHLLPWKLWLLCFSSPLACSPFVLSTSRTMATRRTDRQFGEHEEMKYLIAVATGQAHDHFPVNDAVQMLMFTSDQQFLKYISVYMLSFFLPLSIYLGKYEAVVASGWPAVATAAVPLPPRRSSTAYSSQYHQKIQLPMFRFSGSIELLILQLRQTTGCSRMKTMRKAGEPSEDFATYIQQICYDLS, from the exons ATGCGGCTCCTCCATCTGCTACCATGGAAACTATGGCTTCTGTGCTTCAGCTCACCCCTTGCTTGTTCGCCTTTTGTGTTGTCCACTTCCAGAACGATGGCGACACGACGAACGGACCGGCAATTTGGTGAACATGAAG AGATGAAATACCTGATTGCAGTGGCCACTGGTCAGGCACATGATCACTTCCCAGTGAACGATGCCGTGCAAATGTTGATGTTCACCTCTGACCAACAGTTTCTCAAGTACATATCAGT GTACATGCTTAGTTTTTTTCTGCCGCTTTCTATTTACCTTGGTAAATATG AAGCTGTTGTGGCCAGCGGATGGCCAGCAGTAGCCACCGCTGCAGTCCCGCTACCGCCGAGA AGATCCAGTACTGCATATAGTTCTCAATACCACCAAAAAATTCAGCTGCCAATGTTTAGGTTCTCAGGGTCAATTGAGTTACTCATCTTGCAGTTGAGACAAACTACAGGCTGTAGCAGAATGAAAACTATGAG GAAAGCTGGGGAGCCATCAGAAGATTTTGCTACATACATCCAGCAGATATGCTATGACCTTTCATGA
- the LOC127295051 gene encoding uncharacterized protein isoform X1, translated as MRLLHLLPWKLWLLCFSSPLACSPFVLSTSRTMATRRTDRQFGEHEEMKYLIAVATGQAHDHFPVNDAVQMLMFTSDQQFLKYISVYMLSFFLPLSIYLGKYEAVVASGWPAVATAAVPLPPRRSSTAYSSQYHQKIQLPMFRFSGSIELLILQLRQTTGCSRMKTMRCSRMPVSIMSSPKTALTSSRGSWRGSCL; from the exons ATGCGGCTCCTCCATCTGCTACCATGGAAACTATGGCTTCTGTGCTTCAGCTCACCCCTTGCTTGTTCGCCTTTTGTGTTGTCCACTTCCAGAACGATGGCGACACGACGAACGGACCGGCAATTTGGTGAACATGAAG AGATGAAATACCTGATTGCAGTGGCCACTGGTCAGGCACATGATCACTTCCCAGTGAACGATGCCGTGCAAATGTTGATGTTCACCTCTGACCAACAGTTTCTCAAGTACATATCAGT GTACATGCTTAGTTTTTTTCTGCCGCTTTCTATTTACCTTGGTAAATATG AAGCTGTTGTGGCCAGCGGATGGCCAGCAGTAGCCACCGCTGCAGTCCCGCTACCGCCGAGA AGATCCAGTACTGCATATAGTTCTCAATACCACCAAAAAATTCAGCTGCCAATGTTTAGGTTCTCAGGGTCAATTGAGTTACTCATCTTGCAGTTGAGACAAACTACAGGCTGTAGCAGAATGAAAACTATGAG ATGCTCGAGGATGCCGGTTTCCATAATGTCATCGCCGAAGACCGCACTGACCAG TTCCCGAGGGTCCTGGAGAGGTAGCTGTCTGTAa
- the LOC127295051 gene encoding uncharacterized protein isoform X4 gives MRLLHLLPWKLWLLCFSSPLACSPFVLSTSRTMATRRTDRQFGEHEEMKYLIAVATGQAHDHFPVNDAVQMLMFTSDQQFLKYMLSFFLPLSIYLEAVVASGWPAVATAAVPLPPRRSSTAYSSQYHQKIQLPMFRFSGSIELLILQLRQTTGCSRMKTMRCSRMPVSIMSSPKTALTSSRGSWRGSCL, from the exons ATGCGGCTCCTCCATCTGCTACCATGGAAACTATGGCTTCTGTGCTTCAGCTCACCCCTTGCTTGTTCGCCTTTTGTGTTGTCCACTTCCAGAACGATGGCGACACGACGAACGGACCGGCAATTTGGTGAACATGAAG AGATGAAATACCTGATTGCAGTGGCCACTGGTCAGGCACATGATCACTTCCCAGTGAACGATGCCGTGCAAATGTTGATGTTCACCTCTGACCAACAGTTTCTCAA GTACATGCTTAGTTTTTTTCTGCCGCTTTCTATTTACCTTG AAGCTGTTGTGGCCAGCGGATGGCCAGCAGTAGCCACCGCTGCAGTCCCGCTACCGCCGAGA AGATCCAGTACTGCATATAGTTCTCAATACCACCAAAAAATTCAGCTGCCAATGTTTAGGTTCTCAGGGTCAATTGAGTTACTCATCTTGCAGTTGAGACAAACTACAGGCTGTAGCAGAATGAAAACTATGAG ATGCTCGAGGATGCCGGTTTCCATAATGTCATCGCCGAAGACCGCACTGACCAG TTCCCGAGGGTCCTGGAGAGGTAGCTGTCTGTAa
- the LOC127295051 gene encoding uncharacterized protein isoform X5, translating to MRLLHLLPWKLWLLCFSSPLACSPFVLSTSRTMATRRTDRQFGEHEEMKYLIAVATGQAHDHFPVNDAVQMLMFTSDQQFLKYISVYMLSFFLPLSIYLGKYEAVVASGWPAVATAAVPLPPRRSSTAYSSQYHQKIQLPMFRFSGSIELLILQLRQTTGCSRMKTMSWGAIRRFCYIHPADML from the exons ATGCGGCTCCTCCATCTGCTACCATGGAAACTATGGCTTCTGTGCTTCAGCTCACCCCTTGCTTGTTCGCCTTTTGTGTTGTCCACTTCCAGAACGATGGCGACACGACGAACGGACCGGCAATTTGGTGAACATGAAG AGATGAAATACCTGATTGCAGTGGCCACTGGTCAGGCACATGATCACTTCCCAGTGAACGATGCCGTGCAAATGTTGATGTTCACCTCTGACCAACAGTTTCTCAAGTACATATCAGT GTACATGCTTAGTTTTTTTCTGCCGCTTTCTATTTACCTTGGTAAATATG AAGCTGTTGTGGCCAGCGGATGGCCAGCAGTAGCCACCGCTGCAGTCCCGCTACCGCCGAGA AGATCCAGTACTGCATATAGTTCTCAATACCACCAAAAAATTCAGCTGCCAATGTTTAGGTTCTCAGGGTCAATTGAGTTACTCATCTTGCAGTTGAGACAAACTACAGGCTGTAGCAGAATGAAAACTATGAG CTGGGGAGCCATCAGAAGATTTTGCTACATACATCCAGCAGATATGCTATGA
- the LOC127295051 gene encoding uncharacterized protein isoform X20, translating into MRLLHLLPWKLWLLCFSSPLACSPFVLSTSRTMATRRTDRQFGEHEEMKYLIAVATGQAHDHFPVNDAVQMLMFTSDQQFLKYISVYMLSFFLPLSIYLGKYEAVVASGWPAVATAAVPLPPRLRQTTGCSRMKTMSPDQ; encoded by the exons ATGCGGCTCCTCCATCTGCTACCATGGAAACTATGGCTTCTGTGCTTCAGCTCACCCCTTGCTTGTTCGCCTTTTGTGTTGTCCACTTCCAGAACGATGGCGACACGACGAACGGACCGGCAATTTGGTGAACATGAAG AGATGAAATACCTGATTGCAGTGGCCACTGGTCAGGCACATGATCACTTCCCAGTGAACGATGCCGTGCAAATGTTGATGTTCACCTCTGACCAACAGTTTCTCAAGTACATATCAGT GTACATGCTTAGTTTTTTTCTGCCGCTTTCTATTTACCTTGGTAAATATG AAGCTGTTGTGGCCAGCGGATGGCCAGCAGTAGCCACCGCTGCAGTCCCGCTACCGCCGAGA TTGAGACAAACTACAGGCTGTAGCAGAATGAAAACTATGAG TCCTGACCAGTGA
- the LOC127295051 gene encoding uncharacterized protein isoform X12, which produces MRLLHLLPWKLWLLCFSSPLACSPFVLSTSRTMATRRTDRQFGEHEEMKYLIAVATGQAHDHFPVNDAVQMLMFTSDQQFLKYISVYMLSFFLPLSIYLGKYEAVVASGWPAVATAAVPLPPRLRQTTGCSRMKTMRKAGEPSEDFATYIQQICYDLS; this is translated from the exons ATGCGGCTCCTCCATCTGCTACCATGGAAACTATGGCTTCTGTGCTTCAGCTCACCCCTTGCTTGTTCGCCTTTTGTGTTGTCCACTTCCAGAACGATGGCGACACGACGAACGGACCGGCAATTTGGTGAACATGAAG AGATGAAATACCTGATTGCAGTGGCCACTGGTCAGGCACATGATCACTTCCCAGTGAACGATGCCGTGCAAATGTTGATGTTCACCTCTGACCAACAGTTTCTCAAGTACATATCAGT GTACATGCTTAGTTTTTTTCTGCCGCTTTCTATTTACCTTGGTAAATATG AAGCTGTTGTGGCCAGCGGATGGCCAGCAGTAGCCACCGCTGCAGTCCCGCTACCGCCGAGA TTGAGACAAACTACAGGCTGTAGCAGAATGAAAACTATGAG GAAAGCTGGGGAGCCATCAGAAGATTTTGCTACATACATCCAGCAGATATGCTATGACCTTTCATGA
- the LOC127295051 gene encoding uncharacterized protein isoform X7 has protein sequence MRLLHLLPWKLWLLCFSSPLACSPFVLSTSRTMATRRTDRQFGEHEEMKYLIAVATGQAHDHFPVNDAVQMLMFTSDQQFLKYISVYMLSFFLPLSIYLGKYEAVVASGWPAVATAAVPLPPRRSSTAYSSQYHQKIQLPMFRFSGSIELLILQLRQTTGCSRMKTMSPDQ, from the exons ATGCGGCTCCTCCATCTGCTACCATGGAAACTATGGCTTCTGTGCTTCAGCTCACCCCTTGCTTGTTCGCCTTTTGTGTTGTCCACTTCCAGAACGATGGCGACACGACGAACGGACCGGCAATTTGGTGAACATGAAG AGATGAAATACCTGATTGCAGTGGCCACTGGTCAGGCACATGATCACTTCCCAGTGAACGATGCCGTGCAAATGTTGATGTTCACCTCTGACCAACAGTTTCTCAAGTACATATCAGT GTACATGCTTAGTTTTTTTCTGCCGCTTTCTATTTACCTTGGTAAATATG AAGCTGTTGTGGCCAGCGGATGGCCAGCAGTAGCCACCGCTGCAGTCCCGCTACCGCCGAGA AGATCCAGTACTGCATATAGTTCTCAATACCACCAAAAAATTCAGCTGCCAATGTTTAGGTTCTCAGGGTCAATTGAGTTACTCATCTTGCAGTTGAGACAAACTACAGGCTGTAGCAGAATGAAAACTATGAG TCCTGACCAGTGA
- the LOC127295051 gene encoding uncharacterized protein isoform X24 — MRLLHLLPWKLWLLCFSSPLACSPFVLSTSRTMATRRTDRQFGEHEEMKYLIAVATGQAHDHFPVNDAVQMLMFTSDQQFLKYISVYMLSFFLPLSIYLGKYEAVVASGWPAVATAAVPLPPRENQKEIQYCI; from the exons ATGCGGCTCCTCCATCTGCTACCATGGAAACTATGGCTTCTGTGCTTCAGCTCACCCCTTGCTTGTTCGCCTTTTGTGTTGTCCACTTCCAGAACGATGGCGACACGACGAACGGACCGGCAATTTGGTGAACATGAAG AGATGAAATACCTGATTGCAGTGGCCACTGGTCAGGCACATGATCACTTCCCAGTGAACGATGCCGTGCAAATGTTGATGTTCACCTCTGACCAACAGTTTCTCAAGTACATATCAGT GTACATGCTTAGTTTTTTTCTGCCGCTTTCTATTTACCTTGGTAAATATG AAGCTGTTGTGGCCAGCGGATGGCCAGCAGTAGCCACCGCTGCAGTCCCGCTACCGCCGAGA GAAAACCAAAAAGAGATCCAGTACTGCATATAG
- the LOC127295051 gene encoding uncharacterized protein isoform X21 translates to MRLLHLLPWKLWLLCFSSPLACSPFVLSTSRTMATRRTDRQFGEHEEMKYLIAVATGQAHDHFPVNDAVQMLMFTSDQQFLKYISVYMLSFFLPLSIYLEAVVASGWPAVATAAVPLPPRESWGAIRRFCYIHPADML, encoded by the exons ATGCGGCTCCTCCATCTGCTACCATGGAAACTATGGCTTCTGTGCTTCAGCTCACCCCTTGCTTGTTCGCCTTTTGTGTTGTCCACTTCCAGAACGATGGCGACACGACGAACGGACCGGCAATTTGGTGAACATGAAG AGATGAAATACCTGATTGCAGTGGCCACTGGTCAGGCACATGATCACTTCCCAGTGAACGATGCCGTGCAAATGTTGATGTTCACCTCTGACCAACAGTTTCTCAAGTACATATCAGT GTACATGCTTAGTTTTTTTCTGCCGCTTTCTATTTACCTTG AAGCTGTTGTGGCCAGCGGATGGCCAGCAGTAGCCACCGCTGCAGTCCCGCTACCGCCGAGA GAAAGCTGGGGAGCCATCAGAAGATTTTGCTACATACATCCAGCAGATATGCTATGA
- the LOC127295051 gene encoding uncharacterized protein isoform X28: protein MRLLHLLPWKLWLLCFSSPLACSPFVLSTSRTMATRRTDRQFGEHEEMKYLIAVATGQAHDHFPVNDAVQMLMFTSDQQFLKYMLSFFLPLSIYLEAVVASGWPAVATAAVPLPPRENQKEIQYCI from the exons ATGCGGCTCCTCCATCTGCTACCATGGAAACTATGGCTTCTGTGCTTCAGCTCACCCCTTGCTTGTTCGCCTTTTGTGTTGTCCACTTCCAGAACGATGGCGACACGACGAACGGACCGGCAATTTGGTGAACATGAAG AGATGAAATACCTGATTGCAGTGGCCACTGGTCAGGCACATGATCACTTCCCAGTGAACGATGCCGTGCAAATGTTGATGTTCACCTCTGACCAACAGTTTCTCAA GTACATGCTTAGTTTTTTTCTGCCGCTTTCTATTTACCTTG AAGCTGTTGTGGCCAGCGGATGGCCAGCAGTAGCCACCGCTGCAGTCCCGCTACCGCCGAGA GAAAACCAAAAAGAGATCCAGTACTGCATATAG
- the LOC127295051 gene encoding uncharacterized protein isoform X9, whose protein sequence is MRLLHLLPWKLWLLCFSSPLACSPFVLSTSRTMATRRTDRQFGEHEEMKYLIAVATGQAHDHFPVNDAVQMLMFTSDQQFLKYISVYMLSFFLPLSIYLGKYEAVVASGWPAVATAAVPLPPRLRQTTGCSRMKTMRCSRMPVSIMSSPKTALTSSRGSWRGSCL, encoded by the exons ATGCGGCTCCTCCATCTGCTACCATGGAAACTATGGCTTCTGTGCTTCAGCTCACCCCTTGCTTGTTCGCCTTTTGTGTTGTCCACTTCCAGAACGATGGCGACACGACGAACGGACCGGCAATTTGGTGAACATGAAG AGATGAAATACCTGATTGCAGTGGCCACTGGTCAGGCACATGATCACTTCCCAGTGAACGATGCCGTGCAAATGTTGATGTTCACCTCTGACCAACAGTTTCTCAAGTACATATCAGT GTACATGCTTAGTTTTTTTCTGCCGCTTTCTATTTACCTTGGTAAATATG AAGCTGTTGTGGCCAGCGGATGGCCAGCAGTAGCCACCGCTGCAGTCCCGCTACCGCCGAGA TTGAGACAAACTACAGGCTGTAGCAGAATGAAAACTATGAG ATGCTCGAGGATGCCGGTTTCCATAATGTCATCGCCGAAGACCGCACTGACCAG TTCCCGAGGGTCCTGGAGAGGTAGCTGTCTGTAa
- the LOC127295051 gene encoding uncharacterized protein isoform X19, translated as MRLLHLLPWKLWLLCFSSPLACSPFVLSTSRTMATRRTDRQFGEHEEMKYLIAVATGQAHDHFPVNDAVQMLMFTSDQQFLKYISVYMLSFFLPLSIYLGKYEAVVASGWPAVATAAVPLPPRESWGAIRRFCYIHPADML; from the exons ATGCGGCTCCTCCATCTGCTACCATGGAAACTATGGCTTCTGTGCTTCAGCTCACCCCTTGCTTGTTCGCCTTTTGTGTTGTCCACTTCCAGAACGATGGCGACACGACGAACGGACCGGCAATTTGGTGAACATGAAG AGATGAAATACCTGATTGCAGTGGCCACTGGTCAGGCACATGATCACTTCCCAGTGAACGATGCCGTGCAAATGTTGATGTTCACCTCTGACCAACAGTTTCTCAAGTACATATCAGT GTACATGCTTAGTTTTTTTCTGCCGCTTTCTATTTACCTTGGTAAATATG AAGCTGTTGTGGCCAGCGGATGGCCAGCAGTAGCCACCGCTGCAGTCCCGCTACCGCCGAGA GAAAGCTGGGGAGCCATCAGAAGATTTTGCTACATACATCCAGCAGATATGCTATGA
- the LOC127295051 gene encoding uncharacterized protein isoform X26, with protein MRLLHLLPWKLWLLCFSSPLACSPFVLSTSRTMATRRTDRQFGEHEEMKYLIAVATGQAHDHFPVNDAVQMLMFTSDQQFLKYISVYMLSFFLPLSIYLEAVVASGWPAVATAAVPLPPRENQKEIQYCI; from the exons ATGCGGCTCCTCCATCTGCTACCATGGAAACTATGGCTTCTGTGCTTCAGCTCACCCCTTGCTTGTTCGCCTTTTGTGTTGTCCACTTCCAGAACGATGGCGACACGACGAACGGACCGGCAATTTGGTGAACATGAAG AGATGAAATACCTGATTGCAGTGGCCACTGGTCAGGCACATGATCACTTCCCAGTGAACGATGCCGTGCAAATGTTGATGTTCACCTCTGACCAACAGTTTCTCAAGTACATATCAGT GTACATGCTTAGTTTTTTTCTGCCGCTTTCTATTTACCTTG AAGCTGTTGTGGCCAGCGGATGGCCAGCAGTAGCCACCGCTGCAGTCCCGCTACCGCCGAGA GAAAACCAAAAAGAGATCCAGTACTGCATATAG
- the LOC127295051 gene encoding uncharacterized protein isoform X11 has product MRLLHLLPWKLWLLCFSSPLACSPFVLSTSRTMATRRTDRQFGEHEEMKYLIAVATGQAHDHFPVNDAVQMLMFTSDQQFLKYISVYMLSFFLPLSIYLEAVVASGWPAVATAAVPLPPRLRQTTGCSRMKTMRCSRMPVSIMSSPKTALTSSRGSWRGSCL; this is encoded by the exons ATGCGGCTCCTCCATCTGCTACCATGGAAACTATGGCTTCTGTGCTTCAGCTCACCCCTTGCTTGTTCGCCTTTTGTGTTGTCCACTTCCAGAACGATGGCGACACGACGAACGGACCGGCAATTTGGTGAACATGAAG AGATGAAATACCTGATTGCAGTGGCCACTGGTCAGGCACATGATCACTTCCCAGTGAACGATGCCGTGCAAATGTTGATGTTCACCTCTGACCAACAGTTTCTCAAGTACATATCAGT GTACATGCTTAGTTTTTTTCTGCCGCTTTCTATTTACCTTG AAGCTGTTGTGGCCAGCGGATGGCCAGCAGTAGCCACCGCTGCAGTCCCGCTACCGCCGAGA TTGAGACAAACTACAGGCTGTAGCAGAATGAAAACTATGAG ATGCTCGAGGATGCCGGTTTCCATAATGTCATCGCCGAAGACCGCACTGACCAG TTCCCGAGGGTCCTGGAGAGGTAGCTGTCTGTAa
- the LOC127295051 gene encoding uncharacterized protein isoform X27, translating to MRLLHLLPWKLWLLCFSSPLACSPFVLSTSRTMATRRTDRQFGEHEEMKYLIAVATGQAHDHFPVNDAVQMLMFTSDQQFLKYISVYMLSFFLPLSIYLEAVVASGWPAVATAAVPLPPRAQSGEEIH from the exons ATGCGGCTCCTCCATCTGCTACCATGGAAACTATGGCTTCTGTGCTTCAGCTCACCCCTTGCTTGTTCGCCTTTTGTGTTGTCCACTTCCAGAACGATGGCGACACGACGAACGGACCGGCAATTTGGTGAACATGAAG AGATGAAATACCTGATTGCAGTGGCCACTGGTCAGGCACATGATCACTTCCCAGTGAACGATGCCGTGCAAATGTTGATGTTCACCTCTGACCAACAGTTTCTCAAGTACATATCAGT GTACATGCTTAGTTTTTTTCTGCCGCTTTCTATTTACCTTG AAGCTGTTGTGGCCAGCGGATGGCCAGCAGTAGCCACCGCTGCAGTCCCGCTACCGCCGAGA GCTCAGTCAGGAGAGGAAATCCATTGA
- the LOC127295051 gene encoding uncharacterized protein isoform X14 — translation MRLLHLLPWKLWLLCFSSPLACSPFVLSTSRTMATRRTDRQFGEHEEMKYLIAVATGQAHDHFPVNDAVQMLMFTSDQQFLKYISVYMLSFFLPLSIYLEAVVASGWPAVATAAVPLPPRLRQTTGCSRMKTMRKAGEPSEDFATYIQQICYDLS, via the exons ATGCGGCTCCTCCATCTGCTACCATGGAAACTATGGCTTCTGTGCTTCAGCTCACCCCTTGCTTGTTCGCCTTTTGTGTTGTCCACTTCCAGAACGATGGCGACACGACGAACGGACCGGCAATTTGGTGAACATGAAG AGATGAAATACCTGATTGCAGTGGCCACTGGTCAGGCACATGATCACTTCCCAGTGAACGATGCCGTGCAAATGTTGATGTTCACCTCTGACCAACAGTTTCTCAAGTACATATCAGT GTACATGCTTAGTTTTTTTCTGCCGCTTTCTATTTACCTTG AAGCTGTTGTGGCCAGCGGATGGCCAGCAGTAGCCACCGCTGCAGTCCCGCTACCGCCGAGA TTGAGACAAACTACAGGCTGTAGCAGAATGAAAACTATGAG GAAAGCTGGGGAGCCATCAGAAGATTTTGCTACATACATCCAGCAGATATGCTATGACCTTTCATGA
- the LOC127295051 gene encoding uncharacterized protein isoform X23, with protein MRLLHLLPWKLWLLCFSSPLACSPFVLSTSRTMATRRTDRQFGEHEEMKYLIAVATGQAHDHFPVNDAVQMLMFTSDQQFLKYMLSFFLPLSIYLEAVVASGWPAVATAAVPLPPRESWGAIRRFCYIHPADML; from the exons ATGCGGCTCCTCCATCTGCTACCATGGAAACTATGGCTTCTGTGCTTCAGCTCACCCCTTGCTTGTTCGCCTTTTGTGTTGTCCACTTCCAGAACGATGGCGACACGACGAACGGACCGGCAATTTGGTGAACATGAAG AGATGAAATACCTGATTGCAGTGGCCACTGGTCAGGCACATGATCACTTCCCAGTGAACGATGCCGTGCAAATGTTGATGTTCACCTCTGACCAACAGTTTCTCAA GTACATGCTTAGTTTTTTTCTGCCGCTTTCTATTTACCTTG AAGCTGTTGTGGCCAGCGGATGGCCAGCAGTAGCCACCGCTGCAGTCCCGCTACCGCCGAGA GAAAGCTGGGGAGCCATCAGAAGATTTTGCTACATACATCCAGCAGATATGCTATGA
- the LOC127295051 gene encoding uncharacterized protein isoform X2: protein MRLLHLLPWKLWLLCFSSPLACSPFVLSTSRTMATRRTDRQFGEHEEMKYLIAVATGQAHDHFPVNDAVQMLMFTSDQQFLKYISVYMLSFFLPLSIYLEAVVASGWPAVATAAVPLPPRRSSTAYSSQYHQKIQLPMFRFSGSIELLILQLRQTTGCSRMKTMRCSRMPVSIMSSPKTALTSSRGSWRGSCL from the exons ATGCGGCTCCTCCATCTGCTACCATGGAAACTATGGCTTCTGTGCTTCAGCTCACCCCTTGCTTGTTCGCCTTTTGTGTTGTCCACTTCCAGAACGATGGCGACACGACGAACGGACCGGCAATTTGGTGAACATGAAG AGATGAAATACCTGATTGCAGTGGCCACTGGTCAGGCACATGATCACTTCCCAGTGAACGATGCCGTGCAAATGTTGATGTTCACCTCTGACCAACAGTTTCTCAAGTACATATCAGT GTACATGCTTAGTTTTTTTCTGCCGCTTTCTATTTACCTTG AAGCTGTTGTGGCCAGCGGATGGCCAGCAGTAGCCACCGCTGCAGTCCCGCTACCGCCGAGA AGATCCAGTACTGCATATAGTTCTCAATACCACCAAAAAATTCAGCTGCCAATGTTTAGGTTCTCAGGGTCAATTGAGTTACTCATCTTGCAGTTGAGACAAACTACAGGCTGTAGCAGAATGAAAACTATGAG ATGCTCGAGGATGCCGGTTTCCATAATGTCATCGCCGAAGACCGCACTGACCAG TTCCCGAGGGTCCTGGAGAGGTAGCTGTCTGTAa
- the LOC127295051 gene encoding uncharacterized protein isoform X15, with protein sequence MRLLHLLPWKLWLLCFSSPLACSPFVLSTSRTMATRRTDRQFGEHEEMKYLIAVATGQAHDHFPVNDAVQMLMFTSDQQFLKYISVYMLSFFLPLSIYLGKYEAVVASGWPAVATAAVPLPPRLRQTTGCSRMKTMSWGAIRRFCYIHPADML encoded by the exons ATGCGGCTCCTCCATCTGCTACCATGGAAACTATGGCTTCTGTGCTTCAGCTCACCCCTTGCTTGTTCGCCTTTTGTGTTGTCCACTTCCAGAACGATGGCGACACGACGAACGGACCGGCAATTTGGTGAACATGAAG AGATGAAATACCTGATTGCAGTGGCCACTGGTCAGGCACATGATCACTTCCCAGTGAACGATGCCGTGCAAATGTTGATGTTCACCTCTGACCAACAGTTTCTCAAGTACATATCAGT GTACATGCTTAGTTTTTTTCTGCCGCTTTCTATTTACCTTGGTAAATATG AAGCTGTTGTGGCCAGCGGATGGCCAGCAGTAGCCACCGCTGCAGTCCCGCTACCGCCGAGA TTGAGACAAACTACAGGCTGTAGCAGAATGAAAACTATGAG CTGGGGAGCCATCAGAAGATTTTGCTACATACATCCAGCAGATATGCTATGA